The following are encoded in a window of Phaseolus vulgaris cultivar G19833 chromosome 3, P. vulgaris v2.0, whole genome shotgun sequence genomic DNA:
- the LOC137806761 gene encoding putative MO25-like protein At5g47540 isoform X1, whose translation MKSLFKSKPRTPSDIVRQTRDLLRLTNRDDDKVSSTLPRIIASLILPLLSFPLFLFLFLQMAELTKNLREMKSILYGNSESEPVPEACAQLTQEFFKENTLRLLIQCLPKLNLEARKDATQIVANLQRQQVQSKLIASDYLETNLDLMDVLITGYENMDMALHYGAMLRECIRHQIVAKYVLDSPHMKKFFDYIQLPNFDIAADAGATFKELLMRHKSTVAEFLSKNYEWFFDEYNSKLLESSNYITRRQAVKVLGDMLLDRSNSAVMTQYVSSRDNLRILMNLLRESSKSIQMEAFHVFKLFVANQKKPADIISILVANRSKLLRLLGDLKSAKEDEQFEADKAQVIREIAALEPRDLA comes from the exons ATGAAGAGCCTCTTCAAGTCAAAGCCCCGCACTCCCTCCGACATCGTTCGCCAAACCCGAGATCTTCTCCGCCTCACCAACCGCGATGACGACAAGGTATCTTCAACCCTCCCTCGCATCATCGCATCTCTCATTCTCCCGCTCCTATCATTTccactttttctctttctttttctgcaGATGGCCGAACTCACCAAAAACCTCCGGGAGATGAAGTCAATCCTCTATGGGAACAGCGAATCCGAACCGGTCCCCGAGGCTTGTGCGCAGCTCACTCAGGAATTCTTCAAGGAAAACACCTTGCGCCTCCTTATCCAGTGTCTTCCCAAATTGAACTTGGAG GCTAGAAAGGATGCCACTCAAATTGTTGCGAATTTACAGAGGCAGCAGGTTCAGTCTAAGCTCATCGCGTCCGATTATTTGGAGACAAATTTGGATCTCATGGATGTACTGATAACTGG CTATGAAAACATGGACATGGCTTTGCACTATGGTGCGATGTTGAGAGAGTGCATAAGACACCAGATTGTTGCAAA ATATGTTCTGGACTCACCTCATATGAAGAAGTTTTTTGACTACATTCAACTTCCAAATTTTGACATAGCTGCAGATGCTGGAGCTACGTTTAAG GAGCTCTTGATGAGGCATAAATCTACTGTTGCTGAATTCCTTTCCAAGAATTATGAGTGG TTTTTTGATGAATATAACTCGAAGCTGTTGGAATCTTCCAATTATATTACAAGGCGTCAAGCTGTCAAG GTGCTGGGAGATATGTTACTTGATCGCTCAAATTCAGCCGTAATGACACAGTATGTCAGCTCACGAGACAACTTAAGGATTTTAATGAATCTCCTACGA GAGTCAAGCAAGAGCATACAGATGGAAGCATTTCATGTTTTCAAG CTATTTGTTGCTAACCAAAAGAAACCAGCTGATATCATCAGCATACTTGTGGCAAACAGAAGCAAGCTTCTTAGACTTTTGGGTGACTTAAAAAGTGCTAAAG AGGATGAACAATTTGAAGCTGACAAAGCTCAAGTTATAAGAGAAATTGCTGCTCTTGAACCGCGAGATCTTGCTTGA
- the LOC137806761 gene encoding putative MO25-like protein At5g47540 isoform X2 gives MKSLFKSKPRTPSDIVRQTRDLLRLTNRDDDKMAELTKNLREMKSILYGNSESEPVPEACAQLTQEFFKENTLRLLIQCLPKLNLEARKDATQIVANLQRQQVQSKLIASDYLETNLDLMDVLITGYENMDMALHYGAMLRECIRHQIVAKYVLDSPHMKKFFDYIQLPNFDIAADAGATFKELLMRHKSTVAEFLSKNYEWFFDEYNSKLLESSNYITRRQAVKVLGDMLLDRSNSAVMTQYVSSRDNLRILMNLLRESSKSIQMEAFHVFKLFVANQKKPADIISILVANRSKLLRLLGDLKSAKEDEQFEADKAQVIREIAALEPRDLA, from the exons ATGAAGAGCCTCTTCAAGTCAAAGCCCCGCACTCCCTCCGACATCGTTCGCCAAACCCGAGATCTTCTCCGCCTCACCAACCGCGATGACGACAAG ATGGCCGAACTCACCAAAAACCTCCGGGAGATGAAGTCAATCCTCTATGGGAACAGCGAATCCGAACCGGTCCCCGAGGCTTGTGCGCAGCTCACTCAGGAATTCTTCAAGGAAAACACCTTGCGCCTCCTTATCCAGTGTCTTCCCAAATTGAACTTGGAG GCTAGAAAGGATGCCACTCAAATTGTTGCGAATTTACAGAGGCAGCAGGTTCAGTCTAAGCTCATCGCGTCCGATTATTTGGAGACAAATTTGGATCTCATGGATGTACTGATAACTGG CTATGAAAACATGGACATGGCTTTGCACTATGGTGCGATGTTGAGAGAGTGCATAAGACACCAGATTGTTGCAAA ATATGTTCTGGACTCACCTCATATGAAGAAGTTTTTTGACTACATTCAACTTCCAAATTTTGACATAGCTGCAGATGCTGGAGCTACGTTTAAG GAGCTCTTGATGAGGCATAAATCTACTGTTGCTGAATTCCTTTCCAAGAATTATGAGTGG TTTTTTGATGAATATAACTCGAAGCTGTTGGAATCTTCCAATTATATTACAAGGCGTCAAGCTGTCAAG GTGCTGGGAGATATGTTACTTGATCGCTCAAATTCAGCCGTAATGACACAGTATGTCAGCTCACGAGACAACTTAAGGATTTTAATGAATCTCCTACGA GAGTCAAGCAAGAGCATACAGATGGAAGCATTTCATGTTTTCAAG CTATTTGTTGCTAACCAAAAGAAACCAGCTGATATCATCAGCATACTTGTGGCAAACAGAAGCAAGCTTCTTAGACTTTTGGGTGACTTAAAAAGTGCTAAAG AGGATGAACAATTTGAAGCTGACAAAGCTCAAGTTATAAGAGAAATTGCTGCTCTTGAACCGCGAGATCTTGCTTGA